A single window of Plasmodium reichenowi strain SY57 chromosome 14, whole genome shotgun sequence DNA harbors:
- a CDS encoding hypothetical protein (conserved Plasmodium protein, unknown function), with protein MQNNNAVQYSIENIMKKNRDENKYVDLCDIKANNNHIKVNKYITCDNITFEGKNNNNYYHKSNSHINNYFCYGSINKRVDENLLSYNGRIDDLRSGKKCVYSEKHGEDKNTLLGMNKEDNKFFRSEFIKDYNMNYNDCGLINMMNKHYNNIVKNTNKGIEDNMNYNCDSLLERYNYNSETKKEKKKVLIDKNYIYNNDYYLYDDNIDNDKLMIHNSDMKKEYSLYDKNVCMNKSCDNIKFQSEIMRGNPNQNNININNNINNNNIHNNSHHIHNNSHHILNSSHHIHNNNPNNYNIINNDINSLAITNEEELENRMYNLDFEEEKSESNNLLLNYPHEEKESTHKLNIYSLFNKSNKNKNNNANTGIINFLRNKRLNKYSYDNKGLKYDSTEIDSNVNMKKNYMIKGSYDTSPNLKGYIYENNDIMKKQINTINNLNRFNNGNENVIHLKENNEYKSMMNSFETLKIYEQNENNKQNNIYLNKMNEHSKDNDDKKFINDNINDKNIHNNNNNKSSINIHSNNNNNNNNAADIKKCLQKKISERNPFSIHHYVKQEHMSATNLGNINKNNILLNNINNNSFEKHNEKVYIKQMSMMEKKGKDIFKTLSEEQSVHNMNQNSFYENDFKNNATNKMKMKENDDNHNNINNIDNNNNNNNHYKNEKCEVDLKKRKYEINYKGLNNSKVGNINNDDKINTSERKEYYMNIKSDYPNNVKRNDIKNNDCLKDFDEDGSSSKYISSHSMNVSSCESYKSLCKNKKKKSKSNCRDKGYNNKSYKIKNNKKLKCFKKEQNIEENNSQNEICRNSLIGCISCMYEGTKMYCHCHNINNKNLNTLITNVKNFDDFSKCSPNKQNKNNKILSEQNIITNKSINISNINNNNNNNNNINNDNCNVNCSNVFFDNIYENINPKREDSSFNLNQGNNKSIYDYKNNSLHHEMVQTNGNIVIKNNNHDKKIEKTYLLNKIVEPKNILKMDVNVVGDMVKKTNQTNITNTKLLKNNNINNNMIKKNIKNETLSIDNNEQINKQDDGSTKKKIMEGNQKMNKFNLMENLIYNGNNCRKNLEQNNIKLFKRNIKNNTTKYITKDNFIKIDYIKQHRILENNQKGIIFDINEEKNNNCMNKSNFIYHNNNNINNINNINNINNINNINNINNNNNNNNNINNVNINNINNISNNNNNNFIYQNNSNMPIYLNEKKDMKRKVYNMNEGNIILNPSNKLINYKNGLGGKNNNICIHTHNLKLKKVEQDDGKYNKSIGTIMKCKLYNLKKNVYKNDSKVVDIPMKLNDLNNNSSRICTISNLLNENSSMYNKKECECKRDILQNQEFISTKRCDKKVEIKTILNSNINLSNKKTKKKKNEDVSLIKIKKDELIIKQVKKLNKNCLLKNIQNVGNIKSYINRDICKALENVKRSSYKVNNEDISNNTTYEKQEAVIYVKNKLNTQRKWRSDNIITTKGKEDKEYIIKWNKKTGVSIYYNKNLNESNSILNANNYYIEKDHVEMKQDKCHVDMESFSKNDNTQDMYINKNNIYNNNDNINNSDHINNFNSYSSDKKNIHNSTLLEASPNEKNINMGKYNEDQNNIYSNNIKVENQDDVNNSCYYNDMYESNLKEYVQRITCNNNLEKKNDHKIELEKKKINNGSNIYNCNNDEERNLLIMKNKMEQNNCVNYITNKRNLDTENNTILLNDIILSNDIKHIESIVNYDKENINHLNNNINKYHENFVSNVRNHYKKKSMNYMNKKYFDDLNNIYFLLEYFTNTYKTCSNNLKCILQLLKYELDKEKKESVYFSNNQKFLYIAVPLMSQDNSCDYNINDEEKNKEIKKNEKIGEEAPNSSMLNGKEYILEGTTYNILESYKKSHAVNNIKNDTKEYIETKNDNIQSAINNSNDNLHSISNKNSKLNVKRIYRNMNKWIKKNRKYPFNNKKINFKYLIMNDKKKDKSCKCCIKKKIINNEKILLRMNIFTIRHKNHFYKLKFNNNFVIKRNKVLNKKNGKLYKFYPFYNELFLKYENDPNGKVETNEKLKCLDKTISKNINHQEDHKTNDKNHINNMNNHINNNKIDDVAHTNINNNDNHNMNNNVNVSNNNNILDDLFFSDDDINLIYMYNTNTNIEKQYSLEKININ; from the coding sequence atgCAGAATAACAATGCAGTGCAATATAgtatagaaaatataatgaaaaaaaatagagACGAAAACAAGTATGTAGATCTTTGTGATATAAAAgcaaataataatcatataaaggttaataagtatataacatgtgataatattacatttgagggtaaaaataataataattattatcataagAGTAATAGCCacattaataattatttttgttatggttctataaataaaagagttgatgaaaatttattaaGTTATAACGGGAGGATAGATGATTTAAGAAGTGGTAAGAAATGTGTATATTCAGAAAAACATGGGGAGGATAAGAATACATTATTAGGAATGAATAAGgaagataataaattcTTTAGAAGTGAGTTTATAAAagattataatatgaattataatGATTGTGGACTTATTAATATGATGAATaaacattataataatatagttaaaaatacaaataaagGAATAGAAgataatatgaattataatTGTGATTCATTATTAGAAagatataattataatagtgaaacgaaaaaggaaaaaaaaaaagtgtTGATAgataagaattatatatataataacgattattatttatacgATGATAATATAGATAACGACAAACTTATGATTCATAATAGTGATATGAAAAAGGAATATTCGCtttatgataaaaatgtatgTATGAATAAAAGTTGcgataatataaaatttcaGAGTGAAATTATGAGAGGAAACCCAAACCAAAACAACATCAACATCAACaacaatattaataataataatattcataataatagtcatcatattcataataatagtCATCATATTCTTAATAGCAGTCATCATATTCACAATAATAATCctaataattataatattattaataatgatattaattCACTTGCTATAACTAACGAAGAAGAATTGGAGAATAGAATGTACAACTTAGATTttgaagaagaaaaaagtgagtctaataatttattactCAATTATCCTcatgaagaaaaagaaagcACACATAaacttaatatatacagcctttttaataaatccaacaaaaataaaaataacaatgCAAATACTGggataataaattttttaagaaataaaagattgaataaatattcttatGATAATAAGGGATTAAAATATGACTCTACAGAAATTGATTCAAATGtgaatatgaaaaaaaattacatgATAAAGGGTTCATATGATACTTCTCCAAATTTAAAGggttatatatatgaaaataatgacataatgaaaaaacaaatcaatacaataaataatttaaatagGTTTAATAATGGAAATGAAAATGTTATACATCtgaaagaaaataatgaatataaatcTATGATGAATTCCTTTGaaacattaaaaatatatgaacagAACGAAAATaacaaacaaaataatatatatctaaatAAGATGAACGAACATTCAAAAGATAACGACGacaaaaaatttattaatgataatataaatgataaaaatattcataataacaataataataaaagtagtattaatattcatagtaataataataataataataataatgctgctgatattaaaaaatgtttacaaaaaaaaatcagCGAAAGAAATCCATTTAGCATTCACCATTATGTAAAACAGGAACATATGAGTGCAACTAATTTaggaaatataaataaaaataatattttacttaataatataaataataattcttttgaAAAACATAACgaaaaagtatatattaaacaaaTGTCTATGATGGAAAAGAAAGGTAAGgatatttttaaaacacTATCAGAAGAACAAAGTGTGCACAATATGAATCAAAATAGtttttatgaaaatgattttaagaataatgctacaaataaaatgaaaatgaaggaaaatgatgataatcataataatattaataatattgacaataataataataataataatcattataAGAATGAAAAATGTGAAGTTGATTTGAAGAAAAGGAAGtatgaaataaattataaaggATTGAACAATTCAAAGGTAggtaatataaataatgatgataaaataaataccAGTGAAAGGAAAGAATActatatgaatattaaGAGCGATTATCCTAATAATGTTAAAAGAAATgatataaagaataatgACTGTTTAAAAGATTTTGATGAAGATGGCTCATcaagtaaatatatttcttccCATTCAATGAATGTTTCTTCATGTGAATCGTACAAATCCCTTTGTAagaataagaaaaaaaaatccaAAAGTAATTGTAGGGATAAaggatataataataaatcatataaaattaaaaataataaaaagcTAAAATGTTTCAAGAAGGAACAAAATATCgaagaaaataattctCAAAATGAAATCTGCAGAAATTCTTTAATTGGTTGTATAAGTTGTATGTATGAAGGTACCAAAATGTATTGTCATTgtcataatattaataataaaaatttaaatacTCTTATTACTAATGTCAAGAATTTTGATGATTTCTCTAAATGTTCACCAAATAAACAgaataagaataataaaattttaagtgaacagaatattataacgaataaaagtattaatattagtaatattaataacaataataataataataataatattaataatgataattgTAATGTGAATTGTTCCaatgttttttttgataatatatatgaaaacATAAATCCCAAACGTGAAGATAGTTCTTTTAATCTTAATCAAGGTAACAATAAAAGCAtttatgattataaaaacaattcCCTTCACCATGAAATGGTTCAAACTAATGGcaatattgttattaaaaataataatcatgataaaaaaatagaaaaaacATATCTACTTAATAAAATAGTAGAACccaaaaatattttaaaaatggaTGTAAATGTGGTTGGTGATATGGTTAAAAAAACGAATCAAACAAATATAACAAACACTAAactattaaaaaataataatataaataataatatgataaagaaaaatataaaaaatgaaactTTATCaattgataataatgaacaGATAAATAAACAAGATGATGGTAGtacaaaaaagaaaattatggaaggaaatcaaaaaatgaacaaattTAATCTTATGGAAAATTTGATATATAACGGTAATAATTGTAGAAAAAACTTggaacaaaataatattaaattatttaagaggaacataaaaaataataccactaaatatattaccaaggataattttattaaaattgaTTACATTAAGCAACATCGAATATTAGAGAATAATCAAAAAGGAATCATTTTTGATATAAATGAAGAGAAAAATAACAATTGCATGAATAAGAgtaattttatatatcataataataataatataaataatattaacaatatcaataatattaacaatatcaataatattaataatatcaataataataataataataataataatatcaataATGTCAATATCAATAATATCAATAATATcagtaataataataacaataattttatatatcaaaataatagtaatatgCCAATTTActtaaatgaaaaaaaagacatgaaaagaaaagtgtacaatatgaatgaagggaatataatattaaacccctcaaataaattaataaattataaaaatggaCTAGGAgggaaaaataataatatatgtatccATACACATAATTTAAAACTGAAAAAAGTTGAACAAGATGATGGCAAATATAACAAAAGTATTGGTACCATAATGAAATGTAAAttgtataatttaaaaaaaaatgtttataaaaatgatagTAAGGTTGTAGACATACCCATGAAATTAAatgatttaaataataattcttctAGGATATGTACCATAtctaatttattaaatgaaaattcttctatgtataataaaaaggaatGTGAATGTAAACGTGACATCTTACAAAATCAAGAGTTTATATCTACCAAACGTTGTGATAAAAAAGTAGAAATAAAAACTATTCttaatagtaatattaatttatctAATAAGAAAActaagaagaaaaaaaatgaagatgTTAGTTTAAtcaaaattaaaaaagacGAACTGATAATTAAACAAGTTAAAAagttaaataaaaattgtttACTTAAAAATATCCAAAATGTAGGGAATATcaaatcatatataaacaGAGATATTTGTAAGGCTTTAGAAAATGTAAAAAGAAGTAGTTATAAAGTTAACAATGAAGATATTAGTAATAATACTACATATGAAAAACAAGAAGCAgttatatatgttaaaaataaattaaatacaCAAAGGAAATGGAGAagtgataatattattacaacTAAAGGAAAAGAGGAtaaggaatatataataaaatggaataaaaaaactggagtttctatatattataataaaaacttAAATGAATCCAATAGTATATTGAATgcaaataattattatatagaaaaagaTCATGTTGAAATGAAACAGGATAAATGCCATGTTGATATGGAATCTTTTAgtaaaaatgataatactcaagatatgtatataaacaaaaataacatatataataataatgataatataaataatagtgatcatataaataattttaattcatattcaagtgataaaaaaaatatacataatagTACACTTCTTGAGGCGTCTCctaatgaaaaaaatatcaatATGGGGAAATATAATGAGgatcaaaataatatatattcgAATAATATTAAAGTTGAAAACCAAGATGATGTAAATAATTCATGTTATTACAATGATATGTATGAATCTAATTTAAAGGAATATGTACAAAGAATTacatgtaataataatttggaaaaaaaaaatgatcaTAAAATAGAGCtcgaaaaaaaaaaaataaataatggttcaaatatatacaattgTAATAACGATGAAGAAAGAAATTTGcttattatgaaaaataagATGGAGCAAAATAATTGTGTTAACTATATAACcaataaaagaaatttgGACAcagaaaataatacaatattgctaaatgatataatattaagtaatgatataaaacatattgAAAGTATTGTAAACTATGataaggaaaatataaatcatttaaataataatatcaataAATATCATGAGAATTTTGTATCAAATGTTCGTaatcattataaaaagaaatcaatgaattatatgaacaaaaaGTATTTTGatgatttaaataatatttattttttacttGAGTATTTTACAAACACATATAAAACATgtagtaataatttaaaatgCATTTTACAACTTCTTAAATATGAACTTgacaaagaaaaaaaagaaagtgtatatttttcaaataatcaaaagtttttatatattgcTGTTCCTTTGATGAGCCAAGATAATAGTTGTGactataatataaatgatgaagagaaaaataaagaaataaaaaaaaatgaaaagataGGTGAAGAGGCACCGAATAGCTCTATGTTAAACGGAAAGGAATATATTTTAGAAGGTActacatataatatattagaaagttataaaaaatcaCATGCagtaaataatattaaaaatgatacaaaagaatatatagaaacaaaaaatgataatatacaaagtgctattaataatagtaatgaTAATTTGCATAGTATTTCCAACAAAAATAGCAAATTGAATGTGAAGAgaatatatagaaatatgaacaaatggattaagaaaaatagaaaatatccatttaataataaaaaaataaacttTAAATATTTGATTATGAACGATAAGAAAAAGGATAAGAGTTGCAAATGttgtattaaaaaaaaaattataaataatgaaaaaatattattaagaaTGAATATATTCACAATACGACATAAGAACCATTTCTATAAATTAAAGTtcaataataattttgttattaaaagaaataaagtgcttaataaaaaaaatggtaaactatataaattttatcCATTCTataatgaattatttttaaaatatgagAATGATCCAAATGGAAAAGTAGAgacaaatgaaaaattaaagtGCCTAGATAAGACAATtagtaaaaatataaatcatcAAGAGGATCATAAGACGAATGATAAGaatcatattaataatatgaataatcatataaataataataagatcGATGATGTTGCACATActaatattaataacaatgataatcataatatgaataataatgttaatgtgtccaataataataatattttagaTGACCTATTTTTCTCAGATGATGACATTAatcttatttatatgtataatacTAATACTAATATTGAAAAACAGTACAGcttagaaaaaataaatattaattaa
- a CDS encoding protein prenyltransferase alpha subunit, putative translates to MHGRRANRAHEEEQARVQKVKELIPLVNNLIKKKKTNSYDKEYIDRTSLILMKCPYLQTLWNYRREYFEYIKPEYLKGKKEIEDEKCDMTKTSEELKKILKDENNMVEDILNTFNKCNELWFHKLWIIKYGLKDNLIDMKDLLNELEYCKRSFYKDDRNYHCWNYRSYIISCIHIVHTKLNNMNKENNEKEKKINETNQTHQTHQTIQSNQSNQSNQTIQSNQSNQTIQSNQSNQSNQSNQSNQSNQSNQSNGCFNFDVYETNYKLSKMLIENNFSNFSAWFLKYSLKKSIIDTNNELNLIKNAIFTDPFDQSLWEFYKWFLFQNGNDKEEILFILLNNNTIYLFFQNLINLNITKCICYDNNNKEIKGSWDKHIIKINNSNNINDSNNKESFVFSFTLDKNDLLLGNIPYIKFVLYYYKYNIYVPHQIHYEQNILKDIYRLYNNSSKENNKYEHSIIYQIDITKISKCHLFNILLDINQYNRKGMYEFSNNIDDNNDQNKIYYNFYKYINSSNILLNISTNMDLHLLNLELEQINELLLLENDCKFALYTKFEILKRIEHFEEALKVLDYLKQVDFLRLEYYKDQETEILIKKRIHDYYETSEKGNNNEMLDLTHMNIKSIIYPLMIEAFFITKIDLSNNSISEGYSGKGTLNFLYNLRELCLNNNKLKNFIFLMKNLYNLKLLEKLDVSNNHLVDMEQDLDQYEFVILPSLKYINISNTNIALLLNEKYKHKNILNTYNIIRHNNTVVLSKL, encoded by the exons atGCATGGAAGAAGAGCAAATCGAGCGCACGAAGAAGAACAAGCAAGGGTACAAAAGGTAAAGGAATTAATTCCTTTGgttaataatttaattaaaaaaaagaaaacgAATAGTTATgataaagaatatattgACAGAACGTCGCTTATATTAATGAAATGTCCTTATCTACAAACGTTGTGGAATTATAGAAGGgaatattttgaatatattaaaccAGAATATTTAAAAGGCAAGAAGGAAATTGAAG ATGAGAAATGTGATATGACGAAAACGTCGGaggaattaaaaaaaatattgaaagatgaaaataacATGGTGGAAGATATATTGAACACATTTAATAAGTGTAATGAATTATGGTTTCATAAATTATGgattataaaatatggCTTAAAAGACAATTTAATAGATATGAAAGATTTGTTAAATGAATTAGAATATTGTAAAAGGTCCTTTTATAAGGATGATAGAAATTATCATTGTTGGAATTATAGAtcttatataatatcttgtattcatattgtacatacaaaattaaataatatgaataaagaaaataatgaaaaggaaaagaaaataaatgaaaCAAATCAAACACATCAAACACATCAAACAATTCAATCAAATCAATCAAATCAATCAAATCAAACAATTCAATCAAATCAATCAAATCAAACAATTCAATCAAATCAATCAAATCAATCAAATCAATCAAATCAATCAAATCAATCAAATCAATCAAATCAATCAAATGGATGTTTTAATTTTGATGTATATGAAACTAATTATAAGTTATCTAAAATGTTaattgaaaataatttttcaaatttttCAGCATggtttttaaaatattccTTAAAAAAATCCATAATAGATACTAATAAtgaattaaatttaataaagaatGCTATTTTTACTGATCCCTTTGATCAAAGCTTATGGGAATTTTATAAATGGTTTCTTTTTCAAAATGGAAATgataaagaagaaattctgttcattcttttaaataataatactatatacctattttttcaaaatttaattaaCCTAAATATAACGAAATGTATATGTTAtgataataacaataaGGAAATAAAGGGTTCATGGgataaacatattataaaaataaataatagtaataatattaatgatagtaataataaggaatcttttgtattttcatttacattggataaaaatgatttacTTTTAGGTAATATCccatatattaaatttgtcttatattattataaatataatatatatgtaccACACCAAATACattatgaacaaaatatattaaaagatatatacagattatataataattcttctaaagaaaataacaaatatgAACATTCTATAATTTACCAAATtgatataacaaaaatttCAAAATGCCACCTTTTTAATATACTATTAGATATCAATCAATATAATAGAAAAGGCATGTACGAATTctcaaataatatagatgataataatgaccaaaacaaaatatattataatttttataaatatataaattcttCAAATATTCTGTTAAATATAAGTACCAATATGGACttacatttattaaatttagAGCTTGAACAAATTAATGAATTATTGCTTTTAGAAAATGACTGCAAATTTGCTCTATACACAAA GTTTGAAATATTGAAAAGGATTGAACATTTTGAAGAGGCATTAAAAGTACTAGATTATTTGAAACAAGTTGATTTTCTTAGATtagaatattataaagatCAAGAAACTGAGATTCTAATAAA GAAACGTATCCATGATTATTACGAGACTTCTGAAAAGg GGAACAATAATGAAATGCTGGATTTAACTCACATGAATATTAAGAGTATTATATACCCCCTTATGATCGAAGCCTTCtttataacaaaaattGATTTATCAAATAATTCCATATCGGAAGg GTACAGCGGTAAAGGGAcattaaattttttgtataatttgAGGGAACTGTGtttgaataataataagttgaaaaattttatttttcttatgaaaaatttatataatctGAAATTATTGGAAAA aCTTGATGTAAGTAATAACCATTTAGTGGACATGGAACAAGACTTGGATCAGTATGAATTTGTAATTTTACCTTCATTAAa GTATATAAATATCAGTAACACAAACATTGCTCTATTATTAAACGAAAAGTATAAACACAAAAATATCCTGAACAcctataatattattagaCATAACAATACTGTTGTGTtatcaaaattataa